A region from the Desulfoglaeba alkanexedens ALDC genome encodes:
- a CDS encoding methyl-accepting chemotaxis protein, with the protein MRVGGQWTIGRRIVALAALPLMAVFGFAGVQMRDKVRDVAIEERMDANVRLMAETSRTLTALQKERGLSALELSGEDVKAQLQTQRGETDRAFASLSELLDEATIAEEAKRELRAARENLGRLRDEVDRRMAAGESFKAYSQIVGTLLDVEKACCNANTTKGIGKRLVTISLLDFAKENAGRLRGFGSSVLARKKPLTDGETRALIEYRGAFRASLASPAMVLSKKGEDQLARVQAQPHWNESERLFLDILHGSRDGTFEVDAHAFFQVLSQVIQDLDTVIASELADTVRSVETIRAASVRALWISSGVLAVLLLTMLVVFFVSRRSIIGTLARAVAVFERSAGDLQTSTMEVAVSGTRLADGTARQAASLEEIASAMEEMTSMVRRNTESVKQLDGLANLTAASMKTSHKSLKQTAQAMSEVSTTGAEASKIIKTIDEIAFQTNLLALNAAVEAARAGEAGAGFSVVAEEVRSLAMRAADASRSTQNIIGEMIQQVDNGGKLIGETLTSFIKMGEDAKSVTNLVKEIADASAEQQKGIEQINSAIQELDSAVQQNAASAEETAAASEEMKALAAQILDEARELGDLVVRSKREEALGGVPLSSRREKRTGASGSRAKAVDDRTASRPDASPRSSESGPLFVRKETPAGAAPDFDDF; encoded by the coding sequence ATGAGGGTAGGCGGACAATGGACGATCGGCAGGAGAATCGTTGCGCTGGCGGCGTTGCCTCTGATGGCGGTGTTCGGCTTTGCGGGGGTTCAGATGAGGGACAAGGTACGGGACGTGGCCATCGAAGAGCGGATGGACGCCAATGTCCGGCTGATGGCCGAAACATCGCGGACCCTCACGGCGCTTCAGAAGGAGCGGGGGTTGTCGGCCCTCGAGCTTTCCGGGGAAGACGTGAAGGCGCAGCTCCAAACTCAGCGCGGGGAAACCGACCGGGCATTCGCCTCCCTTTCGGAACTCCTGGATGAGGCCACCATCGCCGAAGAAGCCAAGCGCGAGCTGCGCGCGGCCCGGGAAAACCTCGGCCGGCTGAGAGACGAGGTGGACCGGCGGATGGCCGCCGGCGAAAGCTTCAAGGCTTATTCGCAGATCGTGGGAACCCTGCTCGACGTGGAAAAGGCGTGCTGCAATGCCAACACTACCAAGGGTATTGGCAAGCGGCTGGTGACGATCTCCCTTCTGGATTTCGCAAAGGAAAACGCGGGCAGGCTCCGGGGATTCGGATCCTCGGTGCTGGCCCGAAAGAAGCCGCTCACCGACGGTGAGACCAGGGCGCTCATAGAATACCGCGGCGCCTTTCGCGCGAGCCTCGCCAGCCCCGCCATGGTCCTGTCGAAGAAGGGAGAGGACCAGCTCGCACGCGTTCAGGCGCAGCCGCACTGGAACGAAAGCGAACGGCTGTTTCTCGACATCCTTCATGGATCGAGGGACGGGACGTTCGAGGTGGACGCCCATGCCTTCTTTCAGGTTCTGTCGCAGGTGATTCAGGATCTGGACACGGTCATCGCATCGGAATTGGCCGATACCGTGCGGAGCGTTGAGACGATCCGCGCGGCGTCGGTGCGGGCGCTGTGGATCTCCTCGGGGGTCCTCGCCGTGCTGCTTCTGACCATGCTTGTGGTCTTCTTCGTATCCAGAAGGAGCATCATCGGAACCCTGGCGCGGGCCGTCGCGGTGTTTGAGCGTAGCGCTGGGGACCTGCAGACCTCCACCATGGAGGTCGCGGTTTCGGGGACGAGACTAGCCGACGGCACCGCCCGCCAGGCCGCATCCCTGGAAGAAATCGCTTCCGCCATGGAAGAGATGACCTCCATGGTTCGACGGAACACGGAAAGCGTGAAGCAGTTGGATGGCCTCGCGAATCTGACCGCGGCGAGTATGAAAACGAGCCACAAGTCGCTGAAGCAGACCGCTCAAGCCATGTCGGAGGTTTCAACGACGGGCGCCGAAGCGAGCAAGATCATCAAGACCATCGATGAAATCGCCTTCCAGACCAATCTCCTGGCGCTGAACGCCGCAGTGGAGGCCGCTCGAGCCGGAGAAGCCGGGGCAGGCTTCTCGGTGGTGGCTGAAGAAGTCCGAAGTCTCGCTATGCGCGCGGCCGACGCCTCCAGAAGCACTCAGAACATCATCGGGGAAATGATCCAGCAGGTGGATAACGGCGGGAAACTCATCGGCGAAACCCTAACATCCTTCATCAAGATGGGTGAAGACGCCAAGTCCGTGACGAATCTGGTGAAAGAAATCGCTGACGCCAGCGCCGAACAGCAGAAGGGGATCGAGCAGATCAATTCGGCCATCCAGGAGTTGGACAGTGCGGTACAGCAGAATGCGGCCAGTGCCGAAGAGACGGCGGCGGCTTCCGAGGAAATGAAGGCCCTTGCGGCCCAAATTCTCGACGAGGCCCGGGAGTTGGGAGACCTGGTCGTGCGTTCGAAAAGGGAAGAGGCTTTGGGCGGGGTTCCGCTGTCTTCCAGGCGGGAGAAACGCACCGGGGCTTCGGGATCACGGGCGAAAGCCGTCGATGACCGAACGGCTTCCCGGCCCGATGCATCCCCGAGGTCGTCGGAGAGTGGTCCGCTTTTCGTCCGAAAGGAGACACCGGCGGGGGCGGCCCCGGATTTCGATGATTTCTGA
- a CDS encoding TrpB-like pyridoxal phosphate-dependent enzyme, which yields MDQVKVNLEDREIPRQWYNIQADLPTPMKPPLHPGTGKPIRPQDLAPVFPMNLIEQEVSTERWIDIPSEILEKYLLWRPTPLYRARNFEKLLDAPVRIYYKNEGVSPPGSHKPNTAVAQAYYNKVFGIERLSTETGAGQWGSALSMACQMFGLKCRVFMVRVSFEQKPYRRLMMSAWGAECLPSPSDRTAAGRKILAENPDSPGSLGIAISEAIEDVVGDEKARYSLGSVLNYVILHQSIIGLEAHKQMEKIGEYPDVVMGCAGGGSNFAGIAVPFVRDKIYGKEVRIVAAEPTSCPTLTKGPFAYDFGDTAMTTPLLPMYTLGHDFLPLPIHAGGLRYHGMAPIVSHLVKEGLVEARALDQIEAFSSGVQWARSEGFIPAPETNHVIAAVVQEAKRAKEEGKERVILFNWSGHGIIDLAAYDAFLSNRLTPYELPDEEIQRALKTLEGLPKP from the coding sequence ATGGATCAGGTGAAGGTGAATCTGGAGGACCGCGAGATACCCAGGCAGTGGTACAACATCCAGGCGGATCTTCCCACGCCCATGAAACCGCCGCTTCATCCGGGAACGGGAAAGCCCATACGCCCGCAGGATCTGGCGCCGGTCTTTCCCATGAACCTCATCGAACAGGAAGTGTCCACCGAACGGTGGATCGATATTCCATCGGAAATACTGGAAAAGTATCTTCTGTGGCGCCCGACGCCCCTCTATAGGGCCCGGAACTTCGAAAAGCTTCTGGATGCCCCGGTACGCATCTATTACAAAAACGAAGGCGTGAGTCCGCCGGGGTCTCACAAACCCAACACGGCGGTGGCTCAAGCTTATTACAATAAAGTCTTCGGCATTGAAAGACTTTCGACAGAAACCGGCGCCGGCCAGTGGGGAAGCGCTCTCAGCATGGCCTGCCAGATGTTCGGCTTGAAGTGCCGGGTCTTCATGGTGCGGGTGAGTTTTGAACAGAAGCCCTATCGGCGGCTCATGATGTCCGCGTGGGGGGCGGAATGCCTTCCGAGCCCCAGCGACCGGACGGCGGCGGGGCGGAAAATCCTGGCCGAAAACCCCGATTCGCCGGGAAGCCTTGGGATCGCCATCAGCGAAGCCATAGAAGATGTGGTGGGCGATGAAAAGGCGCGCTATTCGCTGGGCAGCGTGCTCAACTACGTGATCCTGCACCAGAGCATCATCGGCCTGGAAGCTCACAAGCAGATGGAAAAGATCGGCGAGTATCCCGACGTGGTCATGGGATGTGCGGGCGGCGGCAGCAATTTCGCCGGGATCGCCGTCCCCTTCGTCCGTGACAAAATTTACGGCAAAGAAGTTCGTATCGTGGCCGCCGAGCCCACATCGTGTCCGACCCTTACCAAAGGGCCTTTCGCCTACGATTTCGGGGACACGGCCATGACCACCCCGTTGCTTCCGATGTATACCCTGGGCCACGATTTCCTGCCGCTGCCCATTCACGCCGGCGGACTCCGTTACCACGGCATGGCTCCCATCGTAAGTCACCTGGTGAAGGAGGGCCTCGTGGAAGCCCGCGCCCTCGACCAGATCGAAGCGTTTTCTTCGGGGGTTCAGTGGGCTCGAAGCGAGGGATTCATTCCCGCCCCCGAAACCAACCACGTCATCGCCGCCGTGGTGCAGGAAGCCAAGCGGGCCAAAGAAGAGGGCAAGGAAAGGGTGATTCTTTTCAACTGGAGCGGCCACGGCATCATCGACCTCGCGGCCTACGACGCCTTCCTTTCGAATCGGCTCACACCGTACGAACTGCCGGACGAAGAGATCCAGCGGGCCCTCAAGACCCTCGAAGGGCTCCCCAAGCCGTGA
- a CDS encoding MotA/TolQ/ExbB proton channel family protein, translated as MIAFLAKGGPLVVPILLCSVLALAIFLERMVRFAILLKRGRHVAERVAEYVQAKDWEGARRAARESESPMGRVLRQGLEMAGKDWEIVETVLLHGIEAEVHQLSRYLQALATIGTIAPLLGLLGTVTGMIKAFMAIERLGGKVDASVLAGGIWEAMLTTALGLSVALPVMVAHSYLTSRVDRYEARLYDGVVRFSKSLAKALGE; from the coding sequence GTGATCGCGTTCCTCGCAAAGGGCGGCCCTTTGGTCGTCCCCATCCTGCTGTGCTCGGTGCTGGCCCTGGCGATCTTTCTCGAAAGAATGGTGCGATTTGCGATCCTTCTGAAGCGAGGCCGACACGTGGCGGAACGCGTTGCGGAGTACGTTCAAGCCAAAGACTGGGAAGGTGCCCGCCGGGCCGCCCGGGAAAGCGAGTCTCCCATGGGCCGGGTGCTGCGCCAGGGACTGGAAATGGCAGGAAAAGACTGGGAGATCGTGGAGACCGTGCTCCTCCATGGAATCGAAGCAGAGGTCCACCAGCTTTCCAGGTACCTTCAGGCTCTGGCCACCATTGGCACCATCGCCCCGCTCCTGGGGCTTCTGGGGACGGTCACTGGCATGATCAAGGCCTTCATGGCCATCGAACGGCTGGGCGGCAAAGTGGACGCTTCGGTTCTTGCGGGAGGCATCTGGGAAGCCATGCTGACGACCGCCCTGGGGCTTTCGGTGGCCCTGCCGGTCATGGTGGCCCACAGTTATCTCACGAGTCGAGTGGACCGGTACGAAGCGCGCCTTTATGATGGTGTGGTTCGGTTTTCAAAGAGTCTTGCCAAGGCTCTGGGAGAGTGA
- a CDS encoding ExbD/TolR family protein, giving the protein MLVHRKRRARTGVEAPLTSLIDIVFLLIIYFLLTTNFMAEDGIRVQLPQATSQPAAEEEELTVVVDSDGTVFLGSRSVALHELLDALKNRLETAPETGIVVKADRTLVLDRVVQVMDVIRAAGASRLRLATERPRP; this is encoded by the coding sequence ATGTTGGTTCATCGAAAGCGGAGAGCGCGGACCGGGGTCGAGGCCCCGCTGACATCTCTCATCGATATCGTTTTTCTCCTAATCATCTATTTTCTGCTCACCACCAACTTCATGGCGGAAGACGGGATCCGGGTGCAGCTTCCCCAGGCCACGTCGCAGCCCGCCGCGGAAGAGGAGGAGCTCACGGTGGTTGTGGATTCCGACGGCACCGTGTTCCTGGGCTCCCGTTCCGTCGCGCTCCACGAACTGTTGGACGCCCTCAAGAACCGCCTTGAGACCGCTCCCGAGACGGGGATCGTTGTCAAGGCCGATCGGACGCTGGTTTTGGACCGGGTGGTCCAAGTCATGGACGTGATCAGAGCGGCCGGCGCATCACGCCTGCGTCTGGCCACCGAGAGGCCGCGGCCGTGA
- a CDS encoding energy transducer TonB has protein sequence MKVDDGGPPDRLLWAFIFISVALHVLILFAGPHPSPSPPLQIIELELAAPAERNTSNEPPPKGIAMKAPPVARRLELPDVQPVEPDLPEPPRQPPEPVCKPETSKPVTIPEVRPQPKPAPKPKAVPKPKPVPKSRVAIAEPAASAPERPPADPAAPAQPAAGAPDSPRPPGDPTSNRAGVPDSLKPAGNPTSNEDGIRSFLAQVRRRIDQSKQYPFAARRRHMEGRVTVRFAIRPDGSVDQLEVAKSSKIPLLDKAALEAVRQAAPFPEFPKEQLRHSLVVEIGIVFELS, from the coding sequence GTGAAGGTGGATGACGGCGGACCACCGGATCGTCTCCTCTGGGCTTTCATTTTCATTTCTGTGGCGCTGCACGTTCTGATTTTATTCGCGGGACCGCACCCCTCGCCAAGCCCGCCGCTTCAGATCATCGAGCTGGAACTTGCGGCACCGGCGGAACGCAACACCTCGAACGAACCGCCACCCAAGGGCATCGCCATGAAGGCTCCGCCCGTTGCGCGACGCCTTGAATTGCCGGACGTGCAACCGGTCGAACCGGATCTTCCCGAGCCGCCGCGTCAGCCGCCTGAGCCGGTTTGTAAACCCGAAACGTCAAAACCGGTGACCATCCCCGAAGTGCGGCCTCAGCCGAAGCCCGCTCCAAAGCCCAAAGCGGTGCCAAAGCCCAAGCCGGTGCCAAAATCCAGAGTTGCGATAGCCGAACCGGCCGCCTCCGCGCCGGAACGTCCCCCGGCTGACCCAGCAGCCCCGGCGCAACCTGCGGCCGGCGCGCCGGACTCCCCCAGACCGCCAGGAGATCCGACTTCAAACCGCGCGGGCGTGCCCGACTCCCTCAAACCAGCCGGAAATCCGACTTCAAACGAGGATGGCATTCGCAGTTTTCTGGCGCAGGTTCGTCGAAGAATCGACCAGTCCAAGCAGTATCCTTTCGCGGCGAGACGCCGCCACATGGAAGGACGGGTGACGGTGCGCTTCGCCATCCGCCCCGACGGGTCGGTCGACCAGCTTGAGGTGGCCAAGAGTTCCAAAATTCCTCTTCTCGACAAAGCGGCCTTGGAGGCCGTGCGACAAGCGGCACCGTTTCCAGAGTTTCCCAAGGAACAACTGCGGCATTCTCTGGTTGTGGAAATCGGCATCGTCTTTGAGCTTTCATGA
- a CDS encoding TonB-dependent receptor — translation MGGIRMKIFVLFITACLKPSLAAVAAEDVHTLQPVTVVAEGMVSPEQNVRTVDLTTEQKPVAGTVPDALDKAAGIDIQRRSVLTPKSSQVRIRGLEEQRSLILLDGRPLNGTGVMGGQFVDWSLLAVENWQAAEIGKGAFTARYGNTLGGTINLVPAYPPIEPTFSIVGGFKRYDTYSGSAAVAGRLGSFGARLAAAYVETSGNMRNSEAERSNFSGDFYWFWGEDGEVRLSARYTQGDFNMPVRNDKDLPGYDSDYPESTGSYLIGPGIAFPAGDTHGDGSFYTKERTELDLSVKKLIAGFDSEWKLYFNNEDRTDRIDSYNQDVKVLEREATPDRSWGWLAHFSKPLGDHRLGFGADANYQGYGGAENTFVLSGYFPKPPMDGSDEWDATRYHGAFVDDTWTIRSWLSLYAGLRYEDYFGDRSVDQVVGYNAQGKPTGFETTRARFDENTLLPKFGVTLKPLEHLTVFGHAARATRFPDNPAFSWYFGGYRPEVDPNSGVVRKNLTFEDALQYEAGLHYAGIPRTALTLTWYRYRVDDYIRWIFGYAPSRVVYNVDRVDLQGVELEAQTRIGGPVTAFGNVAWQDTKKEGDVLDASNHLTDELSELPKWKVNLGIKAEWAQGFLAKATLRWVDDREVPYLGTPGAPFAGSSSPEGAPLGSNVTLQKMDAFAVVDLLLRVPVLKGHVQGFVTAGVENLFDESYEEELDFPAPGQTFFAAVELKF, via the coding sequence ATGGGTGGAATCCGGATGAAAATCTTTGTGCTGTTTATCACGGCCTGTCTGAAGCCTTCCCTGGCGGCGGTGGCGGCGGAAGACGTCCACACGTTGCAACCGGTGACTGTAGTCGCTGAAGGCATGGTCTCTCCGGAACAGAATGTTCGCACTGTGGACCTCACCACCGAACAGAAGCCCGTCGCCGGAACGGTTCCCGACGCTCTGGACAAGGCCGCCGGAATCGACATCCAACGACGCTCCGTTCTCACCCCCAAGAGCAGCCAAGTGCGGATTCGAGGTCTCGAGGAACAGCGCTCCCTCATTCTACTGGATGGTCGCCCTTTGAACGGGACAGGGGTCATGGGGGGCCAGTTCGTGGATTGGAGTCTCCTTGCCGTCGAGAATTGGCAGGCGGCTGAAATCGGGAAAGGCGCTTTCACCGCCAGGTACGGGAACACACTGGGCGGCACCATCAACCTGGTTCCCGCCTACCCGCCCATTGAACCGACCTTTTCCATCGTGGGAGGATTCAAGCGATACGACACCTATTCCGGTTCGGCGGCCGTAGCCGGGCGCCTGGGGTCCTTCGGAGCCCGCCTTGCCGCCGCATACGTCGAAACCAGCGGAAATATGAGGAACAGCGAGGCCGAGCGCAGCAATTTTTCCGGCGATTTTTACTGGTTTTGGGGTGAAGACGGCGAAGTTCGGCTCAGCGCCCGATACACCCAAGGGGATTTCAATATGCCCGTGCGCAACGACAAAGATCTTCCCGGCTACGATTCCGATTATCCCGAAAGCACGGGAAGTTATCTCATCGGACCCGGCATCGCCTTCCCTGCCGGTGACACTCACGGTGACGGAAGCTTCTACACCAAAGAACGCACGGAGCTGGATCTCAGCGTGAAAAAACTCATCGCCGGATTCGATTCGGAATGGAAGCTGTATTTCAACAACGAAGATCGGACGGACCGGATCGATTCCTACAATCAAGACGTGAAAGTCCTGGAACGAGAGGCGACGCCGGATCGCAGCTGGGGCTGGCTGGCTCATTTCAGCAAACCGCTGGGTGATCATCGGTTGGGATTCGGTGCGGACGCCAATTACCAGGGATACGGCGGCGCGGAAAACACCTTCGTCTTGAGCGGCTATTTTCCCAAGCCGCCCATGGACGGAAGCGACGAATGGGACGCCACCCGTTATCACGGGGCCTTTGTGGACGATACCTGGACGATTCGCTCTTGGTTGAGCCTATACGCCGGCCTCCGCTACGAAGACTATTTCGGAGACCGGAGCGTGGACCAAGTGGTGGGTTACAACGCTCAAGGCAAGCCCACCGGGTTCGAAACGACCCGAGCCCGTTTCGATGAAAACACCCTTCTGCCCAAATTCGGGGTCACCCTCAAGCCTCTGGAGCATCTCACCGTCTTCGGCCACGCAGCGCGTGCCACGAGATTTCCCGACAATCCGGCTTTTTCTTGGTATTTCGGAGGCTACCGGCCCGAAGTCGATCCCAATTCGGGGGTCGTCCGCAAAAACCTTACCTTCGAGGACGCCCTTCAGTACGAAGCCGGCCTCCATTACGCGGGAATACCTCGAACGGCCCTCACGCTCACCTGGTACCGTTACCGCGTCGACGACTACATCCGCTGGATCTTCGGCTACGCTCCCAGCCGCGTGGTCTACAACGTGGATCGCGTGGACCTCCAAGGAGTGGAACTGGAGGCTCAAACGCGGATCGGCGGGCCCGTAACCGCCTTTGGAAACGTAGCCTGGCAGGACACGAAAAAAGAAGGCGATGTTCTGGACGCTTCCAACCACCTCACCGATGAACTTTCCGAACTCCCCAAATGGAAGGTCAACCTGGGAATCAAGGCCGAATGGGCCCAGGGCTTTCTAGCCAAGGCGACCCTCCGGTGGGTGGACGACCGCGAGGTTCCATATTTGGGAACGCCCGGAGCCCCATTCGCCGGATCCAGTTCACCGGAGGGCGCGCCGCTCGGAAGCAATGTCACCCTGCAAAAAATGGACGCCTTTGCGGTGGTGGACCTCCTGTTGCGGGTCCCCGTGCTCAAAGGGCACGTCCAGGGCTTTGTGACCGCCGGCGTGGAAAACCTTTTCGACGAATCCTACGAAGAAGAGTTGGACTTCCCTGCTCCCGGCCAAACCTTCTTCGCGGCCGTCGAACTGAAGTTCTGA
- a CDS encoding cupin domain-containing protein, whose amino-acid sequence MRRHAPRIFSATREAVQAGRTDLDFFRLDPSAFRACPSDSIDDAVMEKTDRAATLMLDAGWDDVGSWEALWQVGDKDEDRNILKGDVLVHEVSDSYINATSRLVAAVGLQGHVVVETADAVMISPRHCTQEVKRLVEILKAKGRAEADVHRRRYRPWGVLEVIALAPRFQVNRLTLRPGASISLQKHHRRSEHWIVVQGTARVTRDDRQLTVGTDESVFIPAGVVHRIQNPEKISLEVIEVQTGDDLGDGDTIRLEAPLIP is encoded by the coding sequence CTGCGCCGGCATGCGCCCCGGATTTTTTCCGCCACCCGGGAAGCGGTCCAGGCCGGACGGACCGACCTGGATTTTTTCCGCCTGGATCCGTCCGCCTTCCGGGCCTGCCCGTCGGATTCCATTGACGATGCCGTCATGGAAAAAACCGATCGGGCCGCCACGCTGATGCTCGACGCTGGCTGGGACGACGTGGGCTCGTGGGAGGCGTTGTGGCAGGTGGGCGACAAGGACGAGGACCGCAACATCCTCAAGGGCGACGTCCTGGTGCACGAGGTCAGCGATTCCTACATCAACGCCACCAGCCGCCTGGTGGCCGCCGTGGGGCTCCAGGGACACGTGGTGGTGGAAACCGCCGATGCGGTGATGATTTCTCCGCGCCACTGCACCCAGGAGGTGAAAAGGCTGGTGGAAATTCTCAAGGCGAAGGGGCGCGCCGAGGCGGATGTCCATCGCCGTCGCTACCGGCCCTGGGGGGTACTGGAAGTGATCGCCCTGGCCCCTCGCTTCCAGGTCAATCGACTGACCCTGCGGCCCGGCGCCAGCATCTCGCTCCAGAAGCACCACCGTCGCTCGGAGCACTGGATCGTCGTCCAGGGCACCGCCCGAGTGACCCGCGATGATCGGCAACTGACGGTGGGCACCGACGAATCGGTGTTCATCCCGGCGGGAGTGGTCCACCGCATTCAGAACCCGGAAAAAATCTCCCTGGAGGTCATCGAAGTCCAGACCGGAGACGACCTCGGCGACGGGGATACCATTCGCCTGGAGGCGCCCTTAATCCCTTGA
- a CDS encoding thioredoxin family protein: MSNRVLQLAGDAVRKTIEGTDVPVLIDFGAAWCLPCRRQQPVTEQVARQVRGRARVCMVDIDGNRGLATRLNIHSIPTLIIFFQAIERERFIGIQSPEILIEALNRWALQPAPTDAHREV; the protein is encoded by the coding sequence ATGTCCAACCGGGTGCTTCAACTGGCGGGCGACGCGGTGCGGAAGACCATCGAGGGCACCGATGTGCCGGTGCTGATCGATTTCGGTGCCGCCTGGTGCCTGCCGTGCCGAAGACAACAGCCCGTCACCGAACAAGTGGCGCGGCAAGTGAGGGGCCGGGCCCGGGTCTGTATGGTGGATATCGACGGCAACCGCGGACTGGCGACCCGCCTGAATATTCACAGCATCCCGACATTGATCATTTTTTTTCAAGCCATCGAGCGGGAACGATTCATTGGCATCCAGTCCCCCGAAATTTTGATCGAGGCCTTGAACCGGTGGGCATTGCAGCCGGCGCCCACCGATGCCCATCGAGAGGTTTGA
- a CDS encoding DUF1638 domain-containing protein, producing the protein MAEISFADISIVSCGTLSLELNHLQQEGLIDPAQILYTTPGLHQDIHELERQLVRQIQKAKERTDKVLVVYGGKFCYVNADEPTRQMRTIIAEQGAGVARINATHCMDMLASEAERTAIAREVAGGEPVWWMTPGWVKFRKLVFKGWDKGLANENFPRHTGGAIVLDAIGYLDRYMTEKPEEFLEYCDWMGIPMVAYSVTFDRFLSLLADQARKLHGED; encoded by the coding sequence ATGGCCGAGATATCGTTCGCCGACATTTCCATCGTCTCCTGCGGCACGTTGAGCCTGGAGCTGAACCACCTGCAGCAGGAAGGCCTCATCGATCCGGCCCAGATTCTCTACACCACGCCGGGACTGCACCAGGACATCCACGAGCTCGAACGCCAACTGGTGCGCCAGATCCAGAAGGCCAAGGAGAGGACCGACAAGGTCCTCGTGGTCTACGGGGGGAAGTTCTGCTACGTCAACGCCGACGAGCCCACCCGCCAAATGCGCACCATCATCGCCGAACAGGGGGCCGGGGTGGCCCGTATCAACGCCACCCACTGCATGGACATGCTCGCCAGCGAGGCCGAGCGGACCGCCATCGCCCGGGAGGTGGCCGGCGGCGAGCCGGTCTGGTGGATGACGCCGGGATGGGTGAAATTTCGCAAGCTGGTGTTCAAGGGGTGGGACAAGGGACTGGCCAACGAGAATTTCCCCCGCCACACCGGCGGCGCCATCGTCCTGGACGCCATCGGCTACCTCGACCGGTATATGACTGAAAAACCGGAGGAGTTTCTCGAATACTGCGACTGGATGGGCATCCCCATGGTTGCCTACTCGGTGACCTTCGACCGCTTCCTGTCGCTGCTCGCCGATCAGGCACGCAAGCTCCACGGTGAGGATTGA
- a CDS encoding FAD-dependent oxidoreductase, protein MQDLFTPMTLGPLTLANRFVFPPIKTASGTPRGQVTDRQVTLYRQIAHQGPAIVILEPMAVTADGREHPRQLCVHLDDSVAELTKIVAAIHQEDRLACLHLNHGGAAANPKASGTPPRAPSAFTCASVGVPAEVLTEDQIDAIVEGYRVAAQRAAAAGFDLIEVQAGHGYLRGHRVTLAEKADRLGGQFNLAWQAPGKKTMHDGLENLKRQVRAHAEEVLTGRAVDLDLVRERTPDLLVWATGAVQNIPAIEDLEDQYRMTSIEYFAGIKEVRGPRVLVIGAGRTGLEIAEKLGAAGFEVVATKRTDPIGSMMEVITKSLMLMRLGKLSNVTMMPHTAVKQFRADGVEVLQDDQPKVLKPFQTVILASGMRPAPGPEAELRQTVPAVEVIGDAAEVMDIYAAVHAGYDTALKY, encoded by the coding sequence ATGCAAGACCTGTTCACTCCCATGACCCTCGGCCCGTTGACCTTGGCGAACCGGTTCGTCTTTCCGCCCATCAAGACCGCTTCCGGGACCCCCCGGGGCCAGGTCACCGATCGCCAGGTGACCTTGTATCGCCAGATCGCCCACCAAGGCCCGGCCATCGTGATCCTCGAACCGATGGCGGTCACCGCCGACGGCCGGGAACATCCCAGGCAGCTCTGCGTGCACCTGGACGACAGCGTCGCCGAGCTGACGAAAATCGTCGCGGCGATTCACCAGGAGGACCGGCTGGCCTGCCTGCATCTCAACCATGGCGGTGCGGCCGCCAATCCCAAGGCGAGCGGGACGCCGCCCCGGGCCCCGTCGGCCTTCACCTGCGCCAGCGTCGGTGTGCCGGCTGAAGTGTTGACCGAGGACCAGATCGACGCCATCGTCGAGGGCTACCGGGTGGCGGCCCAGCGGGCCGCGGCGGCCGGTTTCGATCTGATCGAGGTCCAGGCCGGCCACGGCTACCTCCGGGGCCATCGCGTGACGTTGGCCGAAAAGGCAGATCGCCTGGGGGGACAGTTCAACCTTGCCTGGCAAGCGCCGGGCAAAAAGACCATGCACGACGGCCTCGAGAACCTGAAACGGCAGGTCCGCGCCCACGCCGAAGAGGTGTTGACCGGCCGCGCAGTGGACCTCGACCTCGTCCGTGAACGGACGCCCGACCTTCTGGTGTGGGCCACCGGAGCGGTTCAGAACATCCCGGCCATCGAGGACCTGGAGGACCAGTACCGGATGACGTCCATCGAGTATTTCGCCGGCATTAAGGAAGTGCGGGGGCCGCGGGTCCTGGTGATCGGCGCCGGCCGCACCGGCCTGGAAATCGCCGAAAAACTCGGGGCCGCCGGCTTCGAGGTGGTGGCCACGAAACGCACCGACCCCATCGGTTCCATGATGGAAGTCATCACCAAGAGTCTCATGCTGATGCGGCTGGGCAAACTTTCCAACGTGACCATGATGCCCCATACCGCCGTCAAGCAGTTCCGGGCGGATGGCGTGGAAGTGCTCCAGGACGACCAGCCCAAGGTCCTGAAGCCGTTTCAAACCGTCATTCTCGCGTCGGGCATGCGGCCGGCCCCGGGGCCGGAGGCCGAGTTGCGCCAGACCGTGCCCGCGGTGGAGGTCATCGGCGATGCCGCCGAGGTGATGGACATCTACGCTGCGGTGCATGCCGGCTACGACACCGCGCTGAAATACTAG